A window of the Clostridia bacterium genome harbors these coding sequences:
- a CDS encoding HAMP domain-containing histidine kinase has protein sequence MKTNYFSSIRFKFIFMFIMSGIIAFAGTIMIAAGTYIAILLFKPLGRVISLFVRTDIAVIVIIFLCFLVLFIVTYLLFTQRSIRYIEEISASLRIIAEGNLDYSIPIRSKDELAHLAENINSMTFKLRKSIEEERCAEKTKNDIITSVSHDLRTPLTSILGYLGLVANDKYRDEVELRYYIDIAYNKSQKLKKLIDELFEYTRLSSDGFVPVPGRVSLNDMLEQLAEEFVPVFDDAGMKYRLFITTEKAYTYADGDMLVRVFENLISNAVRYGRDGKYVDIELFKESRDAVVRIINYGKRIPEEELPYIFEKFYRIEKSRSENTGGTGLGLAIAKNIVELHKGRITAYSQNDRTVFETRLSVV, from the coding sequence TTGAAAACTAATTACTTCTCAAGCATCAGATTCAAGTTTATATTTATGTTTATTATGAGTGGTATTATAGCTTTTGCGGGTACAATAATGATAGCTGCCGGTACATATATTGCAATTCTTCTGTTTAAGCCGCTCGGACGGGTTATTTCATTATTTGTCAGAACAGATATTGCAGTTATAGTAATAATATTTTTATGCTTTCTTGTTTTATTTATTGTAACATATCTCCTATTTACTCAGCGGAGCATCCGGTATATAGAAGAAATATCTGCATCTTTGAGAATTATTGCCGAAGGCAATCTTGATTATAGTATACCTATACGTTCAAAGGACGAACTGGCACATCTTGCAGAGAATATCAACTCCATGACTTTCAAATTAAGAAAATCAATAGAAGAGGAAAGATGTGCGGAGAAAACAAAGAATGATATTATAACCAGTGTATCTCACGATCTGAGAACCCCACTGACGTCTATATTAGGGTATTTGGGACTGGTAGCAAATGATAAGTACAGGGATGAAGTTGAATTACGTTATTATATAGATATTGCATATAATAAATCACAAAAGCTTAAGAAGTTGATTGACGAGCTATTTGAATATACAAGACTGAGTAGTGATGGGTTTGTGCCTGTTCCCGGAAGAGTCAGCTTAAATGATATGCTAGAGCAGCTTGCAGAAGAATTTGTTCCTGTTTTTGATGATGCAGGTATGAAGTACAGATTATTCATTACCACTGAGAAGGCTTATACTTATGCTGACGGAGATATGCTGGTAAGAGTTTTTGAAAATTTGATTTCTAATGCCGTACGATACGGGAGAGACGGTAAATATGTTGATATAGAGCTTTTTAAAGAAAGCAGGGATGCTGTTGTGAGGATAATTAACTATGGAAAGCGGATTCCTGAAGAAGAGCTGCCATACATTTTTGAAAAATTCTACAGGATTGAAAAGTCAAGGTCGGAAAATACGGGAGGCACAGGGCTGGGTCTTGCAATAGCAAAAAACATTGTTGAGCTTCACAAGGGAAGAATTACGGCATACTCTCAGAATGACAGGACTGTATTCGAAACAAGGCTTAGTGTTGTATAG
- a CDS encoding serine hydrolase, which produces MSVKAEMAIKRLAAVILAGLLILTAYTPVIAETKEKKIEDNHELEDFFEKCIGANMEKHHVPGVAVVVVKDGKVILKKGYGYSDLEEKIKVDPDITVFRSGSVGKLFTQTAIMQLYERGQLRLDHDVNKYLKKIQVDNRFSKPLTMENLLTHTGGLDEILFDTSFADKNDVNAYESYMKSNIPKVVDEPGKTTKYSNIGTNLLGYIVQVVSGIGYKDYIKNNIFEKLDMRNSVVSTPIPNMSKGYIYENNKYREIDYVFFSDPGSGDINSTVADMGKFMIAHLQNGEYQGKKILQPATVQIMHKQHFTHHPRLPGMAYGFIEDYRYGKRVLKHEGAVPGFATTLFLIPETGLGVYIATNALGPMPLYVEDEFFEHYFKQEKGNQTKEVFKSLGDNVVKFTGSYRDYSELSKTGIAKFMGLLPGSESKIIDNMDGTLTLEEFNFKKEFVRTVLKQVEPYVFKREDNQGYVVFRADGKGNVTHFFNGNPIVSYEKLKWYEKQGLQRIILMCCLAIFSVSSLVWFIRYLAVGSRGKKKAGFGTAAFARLLGGVVCFLNCISLIGIIFIASLAGLGLQHWMLTAITAFLVVLFITSILTFGLVMFASLAWRVGYWTIAGRIHYSVVTVASLVFVWVLNYWNLLRLIP; this is translated from the coding sequence ATGTCTGTTAAAGCGGAAATGGCAATAAAAAGACTAGCAGCTGTTATTCTTGCAGGTTTACTTATATTGACAGCTTATACACCGGTAATAGCAGAAACGAAAGAAAAAAAGATAGAAGATAACCATGAGTTGGAGGACTTTTTTGAAAAGTGTATAGGCGCAAATATGGAAAAGCATCATGTGCCGGGGGTTGCTGTCGTGGTAGTGAAGGATGGAAAAGTCATCCTAAAAAAGGGGTATGGATATTCAGACCTTGAGGAAAAGATTAAGGTAGACCCTGATATTACAGTATTCAGGAGCGGGTCGGTTGGAAAGCTGTTTACACAGACGGCAATAATGCAATTATATGAGCGTGGGCAGTTGAGGCTGGACCATGATGTTAATAAATATCTCAAGAAAATCCAAGTAGATAACCGCTTCTCAAAGCCGCTGACCATGGAAAACCTTCTGACCCATACAGGGGGTCTTGATGAGATCCTATTTGATACTTCCTTTGCGGATAAGAATGATGTTAATGCTTACGAAAGCTATATGAAGAGCAATATTCCAAAAGTAGTGGATGAGCCGGGAAAAACTACAAAATACAGCAATATAGGGACAAACCTGCTAGGGTATATCGTTCAGGTTGTTTCCGGTATCGGCTATAAAGATTATATAAAAAACAACATATTCGAGAAACTGGATATGAGAAACAGTGTTGTTTCAACACCAATACCTAACATGTCCAAAGGGTATATATATGAGAATAATAAATACCGTGAGATTGATTACGTATTTTTTTCTGACCCGGGATCAGGAGATATTAACTCTACCGTAGCAGATATGGGAAAGTTTATGATTGCACATTTACAGAATGGAGAATATCAGGGTAAAAAAATTCTTCAGCCGGCTACTGTGCAAATCATGCATAAGCAGCATTTTACACATCATCCCAGGTTACCGGGCATGGCATATGGATTTATTGAAGATTACAGGTATGGTAAGCGTGTTTTAAAGCATGAAGGTGCAGTGCCGGGTTTTGCAACAACTTTGTTCCTAATTCCTGAAACTGGTCTGGGAGTTTATATAGCAACTAACGCCCTGGGACCTATGCCGTTATACGTAGAAGATGAATTTTTTGAGCATTACTTCAAGCAGGAAAAAGGTAATCAAACGAAAGAGGTCTTTAAAAGTTTGGGCGATAACGTTGTAAAATTTACAGGAAGCTATAGAGATTATAGTGAGCTTTCTAAAACCGGTATAGCAAAATTCATGGGGTTGTTGCCTGGTAGTGAATCAAAGATTATTGATAATATGGATGGAACTCTGACTCTTGAAGAATTCAATTTTAAAAAGGAGTTTGTCAGAACTGTGCTAAAACAAGTAGAACCATATGTATTTAAGAGGGAGGATAACCAGGGTTATGTTGTATTCCGCGCAGATGGGAAAGGGAATGTGACGCATTTTTTTAACGGGAACCCAATAGTTTCTTATGAGAAATTGAAGTGGTATGAAAAACAGGGTTTACAGAGAATAATTCTGATGTGTTGCTTAGCAATATTCAGTGTTTCATCTCTGGTTTGGTTTATCAGGTATCTTGCTGTTGGTTCAAGGGGGAAGAAAAAGGCAGGTTTCGGTACTGCTGCATTTGCCAGGCTGCTGGGAGGAGTGGTCTGCTTTCTTAATTGTATTTCACTTATTGGGATTATTTTTATTGCTTCTTTAGCTGGACTTGGCCTCCAGCACTGGATGCTTACAGCAATAACAGCATTTTTAGTTGTGCTTTTTATTACCAGTATCCTGACTTTTGGATTAGTAATGTTTGCCTCTTTAGCCTGGAGGGTTGGATATTGGACAATTGCAGGCAGGATTCATTATTCGGTTGTAACTGTGGCATCATTGGTATTTGTATGGGTATTGAATTATTGGAATCTGCTGAGATTAATACCTTAG
- a CDS encoding flavodoxin domain-containing protein yields MLEIKKKIYWIGIKDWELRVFHGHELSTHRGSTYNSYIIKDEKTVLVDTVWDPYKEEFVENLEKKIGLRNIDAIVINHVEPDHGGSLGYLMEKMPDTPIYCTKNGAEIIKRHFHKDWNFNIVKTGDTFKTGEYELVFVEMQMLHWPDSMATYVKGANTLLSNDAFGQHYSPASLFNDEVDNCELYQEALKYYANILTPFSALAKRKIEQIRELKLPIDMIAPSHGVIWRENPAQIIEKYYEWAQDYNEGTGVIIYDTMYDATKAIAEAIGEGLADSGIKFKMYHAAETDRSDLLTEIFKAKAVIVGSCTVNNVVMRAISSLLDDIKGLKFKNKLGMGFGSYGWSGEAPKIIHQKLGDAGISMVQEPLGIKYRPTGEELGQCVELGRKIAANMK; encoded by the coding sequence ATGCTTGAGATAAAAAAGAAAATATACTGGATAGGAATTAAAGACTGGGAGCTCAGAGTATTCCATGGGCATGAGCTATCTACGCACAGAGGTTCCACTTATAATTCCTATATTATTAAAGATGAAAAGACAGTTTTGGTAGATACTGTCTGGGATCCTTACAAGGAAGAGTTTGTAGAAAATCTTGAAAAAAAAATCGGGTTAAGAAATATAGATGCAATTGTGATAAATCATGTTGAACCCGACCATGGAGGTAGTCTGGGTTATTTAATGGAAAAAATGCCGGATACGCCTATTTACTGTACAAAAAATGGAGCTGAAATAATAAAAAGACATTTTCATAAGGACTGGAATTTTAACATTGTAAAAACAGGAGATACTTTTAAGACAGGGGAATATGAGCTTGTATTCGTCGAAATGCAAATGCTGCACTGGCCAGACAGTATGGCAACCTATGTGAAGGGAGCCAATACTCTGTTATCCAATGATGCATTCGGGCAGCACTACTCGCCTGCATCGCTGTTTAATGATGAGGTTGACAACTGTGAGCTGTATCAGGAAGCATTAAAGTATTATGCAAATATACTTACCCCCTTTAGTGCTCTAGCAAAGAGAAAAATAGAACAGATAAGAGAATTAAAACTGCCCATAGATATGATTGCCCCGAGTCACGGAGTTATTTGGAGGGAAAACCCTGCGCAGATAATTGAAAAGTATTATGAGTGGGCACAGGACTATAATGAAGGTACCGGAGTTATAATTTATGATACTATGTATGATGCAACAAAAGCTATTGCAGAAGCTATCGGTGAAGGACTTGCCGACAGCGGAATAAAATTCAAAATGTACCATGCTGCCGAAACGGACAGAAGTGACCTTCTTACGGAGATTTTCAAAGCCAAGGCTGTTATTGTAGGCAGCTGTACTGTAAATAATGTTGTTATGCGTGCAATATCATCACTTTTAGATGATATTAAAGGACTTAAGTTTAAAAACAAGCTGGGAATGGGCTTCGGCAGTTATGGCTGGAGTGGTGAAGCTCCGAAGATTATTCACCAGAAGCTTGGTGATGCAGGCATTAGTATGGTACAGGAGCCTTTGGGAATCAAATACAGACCCACTGGGGAAGAACTTGGACAGTGTGTGGAATTGGGCAGAAAAATTGCGGCAAATATGAAATAG
- a CDS encoding beta-lactamase family protein — MNRFAKEIIVISVILIVSICISIPSYIKNDKEYKVMREKEEANSKDWVVSTPESQGMNPEVLKRADKVLKRTDALSFLVVRHGRLVHESYYSSAGRDDYNNVFSVTKSFISALTGIAIDRGYIKGIDEKINIYLQGYYSQINDTRKEEITIKHLLTMTPGFVEDFSSWTGSTDWIKHTIRLPLKYDPGQKFQYANSASHLLSAVLTKAVGKSMSEFADQCLFNELGIKDKKWTADPQGYTAGHANLYLRPRDMAKFGLLYLNKGMWNNKRVLSAEWVEESTKKHVDTEPEKTRGTPTGYGYKWWTFEEKGYYIYAAAGFGGQYICIIPDLDIVLVTTSLPGRRGSLDDNYRSVLIKEYIIPSVNDKQ; from the coding sequence TTGAACAGATTTGCAAAAGAGATTATTGTGATATCAGTAATTCTTATTGTCTCCATATGCATCAGTATTCCTTCCTATATAAAAAACGATAAAGAATACAAGGTTATGAGGGAAAAGGAAGAAGCTAACTCAAAAGATTGGGTTGTTTCAACGCCTGAATCCCAGGGTATGAACCCGGAAGTGCTTAAGAGGGCGGATAAGGTGCTAAAGAGGACAGATGCTCTTAGTTTCCTGGTTGTGCGGCATGGGAGACTTGTGCATGAAAGCTATTACAGCAGCGCTGGCAGGGATGACTATAATAATGTGTTTTCAGTAACAAAAAGCTTTATTTCTGCTCTCACGGGTATAGCTATCGATAGAGGTTATATTAAAGGGATAGATGAGAAAATCAATATATATCTGCAAGGATACTATTCACAGATTAATGATACAAGGAAAGAAGAAATTACCATAAAACATCTTCTGACTATGACACCGGGGTTTGTTGAGGATTTCAGCAGCTGGACAGGAAGCACAGATTGGATAAAACATACGATTAGGCTTCCTCTTAAATATGACCCGGGTCAAAAATTCCAGTATGCAAACTCGGCTTCACACTTGCTCTCTGCTGTTCTGACGAAAGCTGTAGGCAAGAGTATGTCTGAATTTGCCGATCAATGTCTTTTCAATGAGTTGGGTATCAAGGACAAAAAGTGGACTGCCGATCCTCAGGGTTATACTGCAGGACATGCGAATCTGTATTTAAGACCCAGAGATATGGCAAAATTCGGACTACTTTACTTGAATAAAGGGATGTGGAATAACAAAAGAGTACTGTCCGCTGAGTGGGTGGAGGAATCTACAAAAAAGCATGTTGATACTGAACCGGAAAAAACCAGGGGTACACCGACTGGATATGGTTATAAGTGGTGGACCTTTGAGGAAAAAGGATACTACATATATGCAGCAGCGGGTTTTGGCGGACAGTATATCTGTATCATTCCCGACCTGGATATTGTATTGGTTACAACTTCGTTACCGGGAAGGCGGGGCAGCTTAGATGATAATTACCGTTCGGTACTAATAAAAGAATACATAATACCTTCAGTAAATGATAAACAGTAA
- a CDS encoding MoxR family ATPase yields MKLHEIKELGERIKGNISKVIVGKDDTIDLILVALFCSGHVLLEDVPGVGKTVLAKCLAKSIDCKFKRIQFTPDLLPSDLTGINFYNQKESEFVFRPGPVFANIILADEINRATPRTQSSLLECMEERQVTIDGETKAIGLPFFVIATQNPVETHGTFPLPEAQLDRFYLRLKLGYPSLQEGRQILDRFQNVSQITSVDCVAKAEEILEAQKSFSVVKISSEVKDYIINIIERTRKHERILLGVSPRGSLALMRATQVFAILKGRDFVTPDDIKSVAVAVLAHRIILKGHSVSGSASSAEIIIEDILKTVPVPVENVI; encoded by the coding sequence ATGAAACTGCATGAAATAAAAGAGCTTGGTGAAAGAATAAAAGGCAATATTTCAAAGGTGATAGTCGGTAAAGACGATACCATAGACCTGATACTTGTTGCACTTTTCTGTTCAGGGCATGTGCTGCTTGAAGATGTGCCGGGTGTAGGCAAAACCGTATTGGCAAAATGTCTTGCTAAATCAATTGATTGCAAATTTAAGAGGATACAGTTTACTCCTGATTTGCTACCCTCGGATTTGACCGGGATAAATTTTTACAATCAGAAGGAAAGTGAATTTGTTTTCAGACCGGGACCTGTATTTGCCAATATAATACTTGCTGATGAAATTAACAGGGCGACGCCCAGAACCCAATCAAGCTTGCTTGAGTGTATGGAAGAAAGACAGGTTACCATAGATGGTGAAACCAAGGCAATAGGATTACCCTTTTTTGTTATTGCTACACAAAACCCGGTAGAGACTCACGGGACATTTCCGCTACCCGAGGCCCAGCTGGACAGGTTTTATCTGCGGCTGAAGCTCGGATATCCATCCTTGCAGGAGGGAAGGCAGATACTGGACAGATTTCAGAATGTAAGTCAGATTACATCCGTTGATTGTGTAGCAAAAGCGGAAGAAATCCTGGAAGCACAGAAGTCTTTTTCTGTTGTTAAGATCAGCAGTGAGGTAAAGGATTATATAATTAACATTATTGAAAGAACGAGAAAACATGAAAGAATATTGCTTGGAGTAAGTCCAAGAGGTAGTCTGGCACTGATGAGGGCAACCCAGGTATTTGCGATTTTAAAGGGACGTGACTTTGTGACGCCTGATGATATTAAGAGTGTTGCTGTAGCAGTTCTTGCCCACAGGATCATACTAAAAGGACATTCAGTTTCAGGTAGTGCTTCTTCAGCTGAAATTATTATTGAAGATATTTTAAAGACAGTTCCTGTACCTGTGGAGAATGTTATATGA
- a CDS encoding DUF58 domain-containing protein: protein MKIIAFMIIVFAAIQLQKVVFTALGLKKLEYMCGFSENEAHEGDEVFLVETVHNKKLLPVPWLKVDIHSSRWLEFAGVRSVITQDNRRVTSSFLLKSYQKVTRRWNLRCLKRGVFFTENVTLIWGDILGIGNDSAAVPVNARLIVYPEILNLEDMFIPANYVPGDTIVKRWIVDDPFMVSGAREYTERDPMNRVHWQATARHGKLMVRKSDFTSQLSLTVILNMQSVEYEYDRVMYRDKAELGIKVAATVLDRAARMGIPARLISNGHTVHDDKNMVYSSEAGGIEHIRGLMKILAELELKNLKDFDNFLEGVIPDIANSQVVLITSYMNRQTADSARYLRQNGNAVKIVLLDYISEAGKLPGDIDLFMLSGVDNIYA from the coding sequence ATGAAAATCATAGCTTTTATGATTATAGTATTTGCAGCAATACAACTACAGAAAGTGGTTTTTACTGCACTGGGATTGAAGAAGCTTGAATACATGTGTGGTTTTAGTGAGAACGAAGCCCATGAAGGCGATGAAGTATTTCTGGTCGAAACTGTACATAATAAAAAGCTTTTACCTGTTCCGTGGTTGAAAGTTGATATTCATTCTTCGAGATGGCTTGAATTTGCAGGAGTAAGGTCGGTCATAACTCAGGATAACAGGAGAGTAACGAGCAGTTTTTTGCTTAAAAGCTATCAGAAGGTAACACGGAGATGGAACCTCAGATGTTTGAAAAGGGGTGTTTTCTTTACCGAGAATGTAACTTTGATTTGGGGAGATATACTCGGGATAGGAAATGATTCTGCTGCTGTCCCGGTAAATGCCAGATTGATCGTATACCCTGAGATACTGAATCTTGAGGATATGTTCATACCCGCAAATTATGTTCCGGGAGATACGATTGTTAAAAGATGGATTGTAGATGATCCCTTTATGGTTTCCGGAGCAAGGGAATATACTGAAAGAGATCCCATGAACAGGGTGCATTGGCAGGCTACTGCCAGACATGGGAAGCTTATGGTGAGAAAAAGTGATTTTACATCCCAGCTAAGTCTTACAGTCATACTAAATATGCAGTCCGTAGAGTATGAATATGACAGGGTAATGTACAGAGACAAGGCAGAACTGGGAATAAAGGTAGCAGCAACGGTTCTGGATAGAGCGGCAAGAATGGGAATTCCTGCAAGGCTTATATCCAATGGGCATACTGTCCATGATGATAAAAATATGGTGTATAGTAGTGAGGCTGGAGGTATCGAGCATATCAGAGGTCTGATGAAAATCCTTGCTGAGCTGGAGCTTAAGAATTTAAAGGATTTTGATAATTTCCTAGAGGGTGTTATTCCTGATATAGCAAACAGTCAGGTAGTATTAATCACTTCATATATGAACAGACAGACTGCTGATTCAGCAAGATATCTTAGGCAGAATGGAAATGCTGTAAAAATAGTTTTGCTGGATTACATTTCAGAAGCGGGGAAACTCCCCGGAGATATTGATTTATTTATGCTTTCAGGAGTTGATAATATTTATGCCTGA